The Nitrososphaerota archaeon DNA window GCCTGTTACCGCCATTACGTAATAGAGGTTAGCGTATGTGTACTCTCCTTAGGCAAACTATGGTTGTTTGTGGTGGTTGAAGCTCGTTCATAGGATAACTACCTGAATGGGTTGAGTTGTGATGCTGGCTTTCCCCCGCTGTATGAAGGTGTGGGTTCCCCACTTCACTTTAACGTCGCATCTTAGAGTGTGTTCACCCTTGCCTAGTTCGCTTCCGGTTAGGTCGAGCGTTATGAGGTAATCTAATAATTTGGAGTGTAGCTGCTCTATTGAATCAACCACACTTGATCTGCCATATTCATCCACCACCATCACCCTTATCCTACTTGTATAGCTTCTATCTCTGCACCAATAGAAGATAGCCTTTCTGACCAGTTTTATCCTCTTAACGCATCTGAATGCGAACCCCAAAATACGCTTCCTCAACTCTATTATCGAAGTTACTCTAAAGTCCACATCTCGGTTTACGTAGGCTTCCTCGATGCGCTGCTGAGTAAAGTTTTCCCTTAATTCACCCATCACTCTGTAAGAGAGCAGGAGTTTCACTGCTTCATCCAATCTAGCCTCTTGAGACAAAGGCTTGAAACCGAGGATCTCGATGTGCGTCTTGATGTTCGCTTCTTTGCCTATAAGCCAGTTTGCCACTTTAGCTCACGTTTGTGCAGTTGTTACAACTCCACCCTTTTCTTAATGTTCCTCTATAGACTTTATCCTCTATCTTCTCACCGTGCATCTTCTCCCATTCTTCTACAGGAATCCCGTACTTCTTTTGAATTCTGTCACGATACCACTCCGGCATTACGTTAAATGAACAGAAAGGTACTATACGCAGATCGGGGGTGAGATAGTGTATATCACAGCGTTGTACCCTTTCGGCGTCGTAGTTATACTTATCTTGGAAGTGCATCATCCCTAGGAAGAGGCTTCTCCTATGCCATTCACCTACCGAAGAGTAGTCGTGCCTCACAATTATGTTGAATAGCATCTTGGCTAAATTGAGACCTTTGGGCTGCTTGGCTTTATCTATAAATGATCCAAGTTTAAGCATCGCTTCAACCATAACTTTGTATCTGTTTACTCCGCTCTTCAGATCCTCAGCCTTTTCATCCAAGTATTCTATGAGCCCCTTAACATCGACAAAACTCGTTATCGGTATCAACCTACCGCTTTCGTCTGTAAACACGTATGTCCCAGCCCCACAGGCGAAGTGTATGGAAAGTTCATATTTAGGCTTACGTGTAAGAGCCTCGATGAAGTGTGTCAACGGTGTGCAGCTAGGTACGGGAAACCACGCCTCCTCTGGGACTTCGCCATCTGTCTGCTCTTCAATAGCCTTTATGCAGTCAGGTATTGTTATTCTGTATCTTTCTCTATCTTGCTTAGCCATTCTACCTGTTAAAGAGACGGGTTGGAAGTTGACCGCTCTTACTACATCGATGTTCTTTTGAGCGTAGCGGATGATCGCACCTAATTCGTGGTCATTTAACCCTTTTATTACGGTAGGAACCAATACCACTCCAACCCCAGCTCTCCTACAATTCTCGATAGCAAGGGGTGCCTCCCAGTAATTCTTGGGGTTTGTTTTTGGTGTTACACCGTCGAAGCTAAGGTAGAGGTTGCTTACACCAGCTTCCTTGATTCTGAAGGCGAGCTGCGGGTCTAAGGCTAGATTTATGCCGTTGGTGTTTAGCTGCACATGATCGATCCCTTCTTCTTTTATCATCTTGATGATCTCTATGAGATCGCTTCTAAGTGTTGGTTCGCCGCCTGTTAGCTGTATGGAGTTGCCAGCTACTGGTCTTTCTGCTTTCAGCGTTCTAACCATAGCCCTTATCTGCTCTAACGTAGGCTCATACACATAAGCGCCTTCTAACCCCTTCTTCACGTAGAAGAAGCAGTACCAACAGGTTAAGTCACATCTATTTGTGATGATGATATTTGCTAAGCCAGTGTGGCTAAGGTGGTTCGTGCAGAGGCCGCAGTTCAGAGGACAAGCGCAGGAATCTACGGGTACGTTAGGGTTCTCTATACCTTTCCCATCCCGCCAATATGTGCTGAACTTCTTGTAAAGGGTCGCTGAGCCGTAGTAAAGCTCTTCTACTTCACCGTGCACTGGGCAGTTCTTCCGTATATAGATCTTAGATTCTCTCTCAAAGACCTCTGCATCAAGTAGGCGGTTACATTCTGGGCAGATGCTTTGAGTCCTTCTAATAACTTCCCCATCAGTTTTTGCTTGAGTTCTTTCGCCTATTTTCAGAAGAGCCATCTTAACCACTTCTAGTGGTGAGTCTTTCGATTTATAAGGGTTATCAGATGAATGCAAAGGTGAAAAGTATGTTGTATCGCCAAATGCAGACAAACCAGCAAAGATAAGTTAGAAACTGAGGAAGCTAGCCAAAGAGCGTTTTCTATAAGATTCTTTAAGAGGACTATGAGATATGAGCGCTGATCATCCACCTAGCTTCAAGCTGGATAATCGATGTGTGTTGAAGACTTACGCTTGGAGCATGCTTGGGTTAAAGTTGCTGAAGAGGCAGAAGACCGCCGAATGGTCAAGTGGAAGCTAAACTCTAACTATATCCTTCGCTTTAAAGTTGTGAGCGCTACTATTAAGCCAATCACTGCTAGAATAGCTGTAGTCGAGAACACCAAACTATATGCGCCTGTCGAAGCGTAGATATATGAAGAGATCTGTGGTCCGACTATAGCCCCCACACCGTATGCTGTGAATACGATGCCGTAGTTTGAACCTATGTTCTTCACGCCGAAGTAGGTCGATGTTGCGGCCGGTGCGATAGCCAACCAGCCCCCGAATGTGAACCAAAGCAGTGAAAATGTGGTAAAGTAAATTAGTAGCGAGGCACCGCTGCTGGCACCTAAAGCCGCTGCTAAGATCATTATGAAGGATATCCAAGCAGCGTTATAGGGGCCGATCTTGTCACAAAGGTAGCCGAAGGAAGGTCTACCTACGCCGTTAAATATGGCGAAGACTGCTGTGGCGACGGCTGCTAGAGCTGGGTCTAGTCTGATCACCTCTTGGCCATATTTTGCTGCTAGAGAGATAGCTATAAAGCCTCCTGTCGTGCCAAGGACATAAGAGAGCCAGAGTCCGTAGAAGGTTCTTGTCTTAACCATCTCCTTTGGTTGAAGATTGACGCCTTTGGATACGGTTGCGGAAGCTGTTGCAGCAGTCTCAGCTGGCGGAAATCTTAGCGGGATGGAGAGTATTACTAAGATTATCATAAATGTGATGCCGAGATAGAGGAAGGTTTGCAACACACCTACCAATTGAATCAAGAGCGCTGAAGTAATAGCGGTGATAAGTGGGGAGAGGCCGAAGCCGAGTATGGTTATGCCCGTAGCCAACCCCTTACGCTCAGGTATCCATCTACTCGAGACCGCTATAGGCACACCATATACCAACCCGACTCCTATGCCTCCTACCACACCATAGGCGATTAGCATATAACCAAGAGACCAAGGCACTTTATCTGCAAAGCTAGCCAACACCCAGCCTAAACCGACCAAGATCGAGCCCATTAAAGCGGTTTTCCTTGGGCCGATCGTGGACATCAACTTGCCTCCAAAAGGCATGGTTAAACCAAACAGCGCTAAGAAGACTGTAAAAGGTAAACTGGATTCCACTGTAGACCAGTTGAGGAGTTTCTCCAGCGGCACCCTAAAGACACTCCAACTATATATGGTACCTAACGCTATGTTTATTATGAATCCAATCGGAGGGTAGAGCCATCTGTTCAAGGCTTGCTCACCAAGCCCTCTCCTAAACGTGCTTTAAAGATTTTCTACAAACTTCCTCTCTTTCTGCATAAAACACAAATCTCTCCCAAGCTTCTTAGCCAATATATTGAGTAAGGTGTGAGCTGATTTCATTCAGACAGTTTTTGAACCCATCTTTTAGCGCAGCGTTAACCTATTGCTCTTCTTGGGGCTTTTTTCCCCGATTTTATGTATTCTATAGAGTCTGCTATGTATGTGGCGTGGTCGGCTATTCTCTCTAGATACCTTAAGATGAGTGTCGCAGCAATTGCACATTTTATGTCTCTGTCTTTGCTTTCGGCAGCTGCCTTAACATAACTAAGGTAAAGGTTGTCTATCACACTATCCATTTCTTTGAGCTTCTTAGCCAGATTTATATCACGCTCTATAAACGCTTTTATGCCGAGCCTAATCATGTCTTTAGCGTGTTTACCCGCCTCCTCTATAGGCTTGGTGTCACAGTGTGAGAGGTCTCCGAATATGCTTCTCACTTGCATTATATCATAGGCGTATCGCCCGAATCTCGTGAAGCCGTAAGCGATTTCGAGGCAAGATTTTATAAAGCGCAGATCTGAGGCCACGGGCTGATACCTAGCCAAGAGCTCTATCGCCAACTCACTAACCTCCTCTTCGAGCATCCTCAACCGCTCAGAAGCCGCATAAACTTCTTTGACGAGGTCCTTGTTTTGCGTGTAGGCATCGATAGCGGTTGAGACTGTCTGCTCGGAAAAGTTGCCCATATCGATCAGCATATTCTTCAGCCGCTCTAGTCCTAGGTCAAGTAACCTAACCAAGTAGCATCAGCTAACCGAACTTCCCAGTTATATACTTCTCAGTCAACTCCTCTCTGGGGTTCTCGAAGATCTGTGAGGTCTCCCCATATTCGATGAGCCTACCTAGATAGAGGAAGGCGGTATAGTCTGAGACACGGGCTGCCTGCTGCATATTATGGGTAACCAGCACAACCGTATAGTCTTCCTTCAGCCTAACCATAAGCTGCTCTATCTTAGCGGTAGCTATAGGGTCTAGGGCTGAGCAGGGCTCATCCATAAGAATAACCTCTGGTTTGACTGCCAGTGCTCGTGCTATGCATAGCCTCTGCTGCTGACCGCCTGATAGCTCTGCGCCCGATTTGTTGAGGTCATCCTTCACTTCATCCCAGAGCCAAGCTGCTTCTAGGCTCTCCCTAACGATCTTATCAAGTATCTGCCTGTTCCTCACACCAACAAGCTTGAGCCCAGCTGCTACGTTATCGTAGATCGACATCGTTGGAAATGGATTTGGCTTCTGGAAGACCATCCCTATCCTCCTTCTCACCAAAACAGGGTCTACGTCTGGTGCGTAGATGTCTCTCCCATCAAGGTAGACTTTACCCGAGACCCTTGCGTTGGGTACCAGCTCGTGCATCCTGTTAAGGCATCTGATGAATGTCGATTTGCCGCAGCCGGAAGGCCCGATGACAGCGGTTATGGTATTTGGCTTGATCTTGAGGTTGATATCTTTAAGCACGTGATTATCACCAAACCAAGCGTTTAAACCAACAACCTCGATTTTATACACCGGTTTAGGCGTTGGTATCGGCTTTTCTTCCTTCTTTTCCACCATCAATCTTAGCGTCAAATCTTCACCCTCCTACCAAAACTTATCTTCGTCAAAGTTTTAGCAACCACATTTAGGGTTAATACGATCGCTATTAAAACTAGTGCTGCACCCCAACCCTGCTGATGCGCATACTCATAAGGTAGTAGAGCAAGCCTCCATATCCGTAGTGGCAGCGCATCTATAGGTTCAAATAGGCTTGTGAAGAACCATTGGCTGCCTAGTACGGTCATTATGAGTGGTGCTGTTTCGCCCGCTATCCTACTTATCGCCAGCATCACTCCGGTAACTACTCCGCTTTTCGCCGCTGGAACTACGATGCTTAGGATCACACGCCACCTCCTTAAGCCTAGTGCAAGCGCCCCTTCGCGTAGAAGATTGGGGACAAGCCTTACAGATTCCTCAGTCGTCTTTATCACTATAGGAAGCATTATTATGGATAGGGCTATCGCGCCAGCAATAGGTGAAAACCTACCTAACGCGAGCACAACCAGCACATATACGAATATACCTATTACGATAGAGGGCATCTGCATCAAAACGTCGCTTAAGAATCGAACCACTCTACCAAGAGGGTTATTGCCGAACTCAGCAAGATATATGCCAGCTAGAACCCCTATTGGCACCCCAATGAGGGATGAAAGACCTATGAGGATGAAGGTTCCTTGGATTGCGTTGGCTATTCCCCCACCTGGCTGCCCTATGATGCCCGGTGGCGAGGTTAGGAACTCAATCGAGATCGCTGGTAGGCCTCGTATTACGACTTCGATCAATATGCTCAGAAGAGGTATGATCGCGAGTATTACCGCAACTACGGTTAGAGCAAGTATTAGGCGCTCCTTGAACTTCCTAATCTTATAGTTGGTTTCACTCCACAACGCCCTTCGCCCTCACGCGGTAGATAAGAAGCTGAGCAGCCACGTTAATTATGAGCGCTGAAATTAGGAGTATGAAGCCCACGCCTATTAGGGCTGATGGGTGTAGCGAAACAGGGTCTGCTTCGTTGAACTCGTTCGCTATTAGCGAAGCCATCGTCTGACCAGCCTTCAGAAGCGAGGTGGGTAGTGCAGCAGGTCCTACAGCATTGCCTATAACCATAGTCACAGCCATGGTCTCTCCGACCGCTCTCCCTAATCCTAGGATTATTGCTCCTACGATGCCAGCACGAGCGTAGCTCAGCACCCCTATCCTTATAGCTTCCCATCTTGTCGCCCCTAGGCTATACGCTGCCTCTCTCTGTGTGCTAGGCACGGCTAACAGAACTTCTCTGCAGACGGCAGAGACTGTTGGTATGATCATTATGGCTAGTATGAGCCCGCCGGTTAAGACGCTAAGACCGTATGGTGTGCCTGAGAATATCGGTATGAAGCCTAGATAGGTTGATAAAGGCACTTCTATCAGATCCCTAACCCAGAATCTAAACACGAACACACCCCATAGTCCGTAGATTACGCTTGGAACCGCAGCCAAGAGCTCGATGACGTATGATAAGGGCGCTCGGATGCTGCTCGGAGCAATCTCCGCTAAGAAGATGGCAACCCCAAGGCTTATCGGCACACCAACTATGAGCGCTATCGCTGATGTTGTGAGTGTGCCTAGGAGATATGGTAGTGCTCCATAAGCCTCCATACCTTCTACTGGGTTCCACTCTAGGCTCGTTAGGAAGCTGAATCCAAAGCGGTTGAATACTGGGGCTGCACCTTCATAGATCTTAATTATCAGCAGAGCCATTATGACGATTATGCTAGTTGCTGCTGCTATGGTTAGAGCTAAGAAGAGAGTGTCGCCTTTGAGGCTTATAGAGGGGAGATGAAGAAGACGTGTTGCACCAACTTCTGAAAGGTTTGTGTCCCCCTCTTTATCGCCTTTTTCCATGACCTAAAGTGGATTCGTCTGTGTTGTATATATGGTAGAGGCAAGTAAAACATATATCAAATATATTCCCCATATATTGGCGAGAAGATATATGGGTAAGGAGAGAGGCGATGCGGAAGCAGCGAACCATTGGACTCGACGCATCCAATTTTCAGGTAAATCATCCTACATAATAGCTCTCCCTAAGCGTTGGGTCGACAATATGAAGCTCAACGCAGGAAGCGAGGTGACCATAACACGCTACGGGCCTTCATCGCTTATAATTACACCTAAAGAGCAGGCTCCTCAACCGCTTAGGAGTGATGCGGTAATCGAGGCCTCGGCCAAAGATCACCCACATTCATTAATTAGGCGTATAATATCTGCCTACTTACTAGGGTACACCATAATATATGTGAAGGCGAAAGAGGGGAA harbors:
- a CDS encoding radical SAM protein; its protein translation is MALLKIGERTQAKTDGEVIRRTQSICPECNRLLDAEVFERESKIYIRKNCPVHGEVEELYYGSATLYKKFSTYWRDGKGIENPNVPVDSCACPLNCGLCTNHLSHTGLANIIITNRCDLTCWYCFFYVKKGLEGAYVYEPTLEQIRAMVRTLKAERPVAGNSIQLTGGEPTLRSDLIEIIKMIKEEGIDHVQLNTNGINLALDPQLAFRIKEAGVSNLYLSFDGVTPKTNPKNYWEAPLAIENCRRAGVGVVLVPTVIKGLNDHELGAIIRYAQKNIDVVRAVNFQPVSLTGRMAKQDRERYRITIPDCIKAIEEQTDGEVPEEAWFPVPSCTPLTHFIEALTRKPKYELSIHFACGAGTYVFTDESGRLIPITSFVDVKGLIEYLDEKAEDLKSGVNRYKVMVEAMLKLGSFIDKAKQPKGLNLAKMLFNIIVRHDYSSVGEWHRRSLFLGMMHFQDKYNYDAERVQRCDIHYLTPDLRIVPFCSFNVMPEWYRDRIQKKYGIPVEEWEKMHGEKIEDKVYRGTLRKGWSCNNCTNVS
- a CDS encoding OFA family MFS transporter → MNRWLYPPIGFIINIALGTIYSWSVFRVPLEKLLNWSTVESSLPFTVFLALFGLTMPFGGKLMSTIGPRKTALMGSILVGLGWVLASFADKVPWSLGYMLIAYGVVGGIGVGLVYGVPIAVSSRWIPERKGLATGITILGFGLSPLITAITSALLIQLVGVLQTFLYLGITFMIILVILSIPLRFPPAETAATASATVSKGVNLQPKEMVKTRTFYGLWLSYVLGTTGGFIAISLAAKYGQEVIRLDPALAAVATAVFAIFNGVGRPSFGYLCDKIGPYNAAWISFIMILAAALGASSGASLLIYFTTFSLLWFTFGGWLAIAPAATSTYFGVKNIGSNYGIVFTAYGVGAIVGPQISSYIYASTGAYSLVFSTTAILAVIGLIVALTTLKRRI
- a CDS encoding phosphate uptake regulator, PhoU gives rise to the protein MLIDMGNFSEQTVSTAIDAYTQNKDLVKEVYAASERLRMLEEEVSELAIELLARYQPVASDLRFIKSCLEIAYGFTRFGRYAYDIMQVRSIFGDLSHCDTKPIEEAGKHAKDMIRLGIKAFIERDINLAKKLKEMDSVIDNLYLSYVKAAAESKDRDIKCAIAATLILRYLERIADHATYIADSIEYIKSGKKAPRRAIG
- the pstB gene encoding phosphate ABC transporter ATP-binding protein, translated to MVEKKEEKPIPTPKPVYKIEVVGLNAWFGDNHVLKDINLKIKPNTITAVIGPSGCGKSTFIRCLNRMHELVPNARVSGKVYLDGRDIYAPDVDPVLVRRRIGMVFQKPNPFPTMSIYDNVAAGLKLVGVRNRQILDKIVRESLEAAWLWDEVKDDLNKSGAELSGGQQQRLCIARALAVKPEVILMDEPCSALDPIATAKIEQLMVRLKEDYTVVLVTHNMQQAARVSDYTAFLYLGRLIEYGETSQIFENPREELTEKYITGKFG
- the pstA gene encoding phosphate ABC transporter permease PstA, with product MWSETNYKIRKFKERLILALTVVAVILAIIPLLSILIEVVIRGLPAISIEFLTSPPGIIGQPGGGIANAIQGTFILIGLSSLIGVPIGVLAGIYLAEFGNNPLGRVVRFLSDVLMQMPSIVIGIFVYVLVVLALGRFSPIAGAIALSIIMLPIVIKTTEESVRLVPNLLREGALALGLRRWRVILSIVVPAAKSGVVTGVMLAISRIAGETAPLIMTVLGSQWFFTSLFEPIDALPLRIWRLALLPYEYAHQQGWGAALVLIAIVLTLNVVAKTLTKISFGRRVKI
- the pstC gene encoding phosphate ABC transporter permease subunit PstC, translated to MEKGDKEGDTNLSEVGATRLLHLPSISLKGDTLFLALTIAAATSIIVIMALLIIKIYEGAAPVFNRFGFSFLTSLEWNPVEGMEAYGALPYLLGTLTTSAIALIVGVPISLGVAIFLAEIAPSSIRAPLSYVIELLAAVPSVIYGLWGVFVFRFWVRDLIEVPLSTYLGFIPIFSGTPYGLSVLTGGLILAIMIIPTVSAVCREVLLAVPSTQREAAYSLGATRWEAIRIGVLSYARAGIVGAIILGLGRAVGETMAVTMVIGNAVGPAALPTSLLKAGQTMASLIANEFNEADPVSLHPSALIGVGFILLISALIINVAAQLLIYRVRAKGVVE